A single window of Eucalyptus grandis isolate ANBG69807.140 chromosome 1, ASM1654582v1, whole genome shotgun sequence DNA harbors:
- the LOC104437505 gene encoding metal-nicotianamine transporter YSL3, producing MDRGELGELLNSEGEGAEEAPAGRAGFVRAAAAAPWTKQVTARGIVAGSAVGIVYGVIVMKLNLTTGLVPNLNVSAAVSAFVFVKALTKVLRKAGVMSTPFTREENTVIQTCAVACYSIAVGGGFGSYLLALNRKTYEQAGDAPGNTPESTREPGIGWMTGFLFVSSFVGLLALVPLRKIMIVEYKLTYPSGTATAALINGFHTPTGDGIAKKQVRLFTKFFSISFLWAFFQWLYSGGEQCGFLQFPIFGFSAWKNSFYFDFSMSYIGAGMICSHLVNLSLLLGALLSWGIMWPLIGGREGDWFPSMPPESSMKSLNGYKVFISIALILGDGIYNFLKVLYLTTKSICARMNKKKRKTFLEDENQSLDDLRRNQVFARESIPVGMACAGYAFTSIISVAVIPIMFPELKWYYVVAAYVLAPALGFCNAYGVGLTDMNMAYNYGKVALFVLAASVGKDSGVVAGLIGCGLIKSIVSISSDLMQDFKTGHLTLTSPRAMLLSQAIGTALGCLVAPLIFFLFYDTFDVGNPEGEYKAPYAIVYRNMALLGTEGFSALPQHCLQLCYGFFVFAVVANLARDLSPKHIGNWVPLPMAMAVPFLVGAYFAIDMCVGSFIVFAYKKANGEEAGLMVPAVASGLICGDGLWILPSSILALAKVHPPFCLRFSPTTQFF from the exons ATGGACCGTGGGGAGCTAGGCGAGCTCCTGAACTCGGAGGGAGAAGGCGCGGAAGAAGCGCCCGCGGGGCGAGCGGGCTTCGTgagagccgccgccgccgccccatGGACGAAGCAGGTCACGGCCAGGGGAATCGTGGCCGGCTCGGCGGTGGGGATCGTCTACGGGGTGATCGTGATGAAGCTCAACCTCACCACCGGGCTCGTGCCGAACCTGAACGTCTCGGCCGCGGTCTCGGCCTTCGTGTTCGTGAAGGCGTTGACCAAGGTGCTCCGCAAGGCCGGCGTGATGTCGACCCCATTTACCCGGGAGGAGAACACCGTGATTCAGACGTGCGCCGTCGCGTGTTACAGCATCGCCGTCGGAG GCGGCTTCGGGTCTTACCTGTTGGCCTTGAACAGGAAGACTTACGAGCAAGCTGGGGATGCGCCTGGCAATACTCCTGAGAGCACAAGGGAACCCGGAATCGGCTGGATGACCGGCTTCCTCTTTGTCAGCAGCTTTGTCGGGCTTCTGGCACTTGTTCCTCTCAGAAAG ATCATGATAGTAGAGTACAAACTGACATATCCAAGCGGAACTGCTACGGCTGCGCTTATTAATGGGTTCCATACTCCTACAGGAGACGGCATAGCCAA GAAACAGGTTCGGCTTTTTACGAAGTTCTTCTCAATCAGTTTCCTGTGGGCTTTCTTCCAGTGGTTATATTCAGGGGGCGAGCAATGTGGATTCTTGCAGTTCCCGATTTTCGGATTCAGCGCCTGGAAAAACTC ATTTTACTTCGATTTCAGCATGAGCTACATTGGAGCCGGAATGATCTGTTCCCATCTCGTGAACTTGTCTCTGCTGCTCGGTGCTCTGCTCTCCTGGGGAATCATGTGGCCTCTGATCGGTGGCCGTGAAGGGGACTGGTTTCCCAGTATGCCACCTGAAAGCAGCATGAAGAGTCTCAATGGTTACAAG GTTTTCATTTCGATAGCTCTCATTCTGGGCGATGGAATCTACAATTTCCTAAAAGTACTGTATTTGACTACAAAGAGCATCTGTGCTAGGATGAACAAGAAGAAACGTAAGACAT TTCTTGAGGATGAGAATCAATCTCTTGATGATCTTCGGCGGAACCAAGTATTTGCGAGGGAGAGCATTCCCGTTGGGATGGCCTGTGCAGGGTATGCTTTCACCTCCATCATCTCCGTCGCCGTGATCCCCATCATGTTCCCCGAACTAAAATGGTATTATGTAGTGGCTGCTTACGTGCTTGCACCCGCGCTTGGCTTCTGCAATGCCTACGGGGTGGGACTCACGGATATGAACATGGCCTATAATTATGGGAAAGTAGCGCTCTTTGTGCTAGCCGCTTCTGTTGGAAAAGATTCCGGCGTTGTCGCCGGACTCATTGGGTGTGGTCTAATTAAATCAATAGTTTCCATCTCTTCTGATCTGATGCAAGACTTCAAGACTGGTCATTTGACGCTGACCTCTCCTCGAGCGATGCTTCTTAGCCAGGCCATTGGGACGGCCTTAGGTTGCTTGGTAGCCCCTCtaatatttttcctcttctaCGACACATTTGACGTGGGAAATCCGGAGGGCGAGTATAAGGCTCCGTACGCTATTGTTTACCGCAATATGGCCCTTCTAGGAACGGAGGGATTCTCTGCCCTCCCTCAGCATTGTTTGCAGCTCTGCTATggcttttttgtctttgccGTGGTGGCAAACTTAGCGAGAGACCTCTCGCCTAAACACATAGGGAACTGGGTTCCGCTTCCAATGGCTATGGCCGTCCCTTTCCTAGTCGGTGCCTACTTCGCGATAGATATGTGTGTGGGGAGCTTCATCGTTTTTGCATATAAAAAAGCCAACGGTGAAGAGGCGGGCTTGATGGTTCCTGCCGTTGCTTCTGGGCTGATTTGCGGAGACGGTTTGTGGATCCTTCCATCCTCGATCCTTGCTCTCGCTAAAGTTCATCCGCCGTTCTGTTTGAGATTCTCTCCAACTACGCAGTTCTTTTAG
- the LOC104455798 gene encoding uncharacterized protein LOC104455798 yields the protein MERLRSSSPSQRYMGQLNPPGSDQDSFEWEESDIVWSSDTDPSSPPATPTAPPNRQPHPSRFGLSAALADPPLVRKKPAINPTLSAVSAVRAIPQAPQSSSPDRGGLSGSGPGRARMSAPVDVPVWPKWVKGSVPGIECRRWEQPRDDADVEDDHPLEKKMVPPHEMAAMSRATMAYSVFEGAGRTLKGRDLRRVRNAVFRKTGFLD from the coding sequence ATGGAAAGACTCAGGAGCAGCTCGCCCTCGCAGCGTTACATGGGTCAGCTCAACCCGCCGGGGTCCGACCAGGATTCTTTCGAATGGGAAGAGTCCGACATAGTCTGGTCCTCCGACACGGACCCGAGTTCCCCGCCCGCGACCCCGACCGCCCCTCCGAACCGCCAGCCACACCCTTCCAGGTTCGGCCTCTCCGCCGCCCTGGCCGACCCGCCTCTCGTCCGGAAGAAACCCGCCATAAACCCCACCCTGTCGGCCGTGTCGGCCGTGCGCGCGATCCCGCAAGCGCCGCAATCGTCCTCGCCGGACCGCGGAGGCTTGTCCGGGTCGGGTCCTGGGAGGGCCCGGATGTCGGCCCCCGTGGATGTGCCCGTTTGGCCCAAGTGGGTCAAAGGAAGTGTGCCCGGGATCGAGTGTCGCAGGTGGGAGCAGCCCAGGGACGACGCTGACGTGGAGGACGATCATccgctggagaagaagatggtgCCGCCGCATGAAATGGCGGCGATGTCGCGGGCGACGATGGCGTATTCGGTGTTCGAGGGCGCCGGGAGGACGCTCAAGGGGAGGGACTTGAGGCGAGTCAGGAATGCTGTCTTCAGGAAAACAGGTTTTCTAGATTGA
- the LOC104437515 gene encoding ATPase family AAA domain-containing protein 1-B gives MEGSEARFLEKLVLYAASAALSCLVMFAGLRHLDPNREASKKALEHKKEIAKRLGRPLIQTNPYEDVIACDVINPDNIDVEFDSIGGLEAIKEALFELVILPLRRPDLFSHGKLLGPQKGVLLYGPPGTGKTMLAKAIAKESGAVFINVRISNLMSKWFGDAQKLVAAVFSLAYKLQPAIIFIDEVDSFLGQRKTTDHEALTNMKTEFMALWDGFTTDQNARVMVLAATNRPSELDEAILRRLPQAFEIGMPDCRERAEILKVILKGEKVEQNIDFDYLASLCEGYTGSDLLELCKKAAYFPIRDLLDEEKKGKRSQTPRPLSQADLEKVLRTSKKTKLAASEYTRLSAESPSWPRNGESDDYQVQAAMNELSRLVLSQIMNLRPDSQDS, from the exons ATggaaggctcggaggcgaggttCCTGGAGAAGCTGGTGCTGTACGCGGCCAGCGCGGCCCTCAGCTGCCTCGTCATGTTCGCGGGGCTCCGCCACCTCGACCCCAACCGCGAGGCCTCCAAGAAGGCCCTCGAGCACAAGAAGGAAATCGCCAAGCGGCTCGGTCGCCCCCTCATCCAGACCAATCCGTACGAG GATGTGATAGCATGTGACGTCATAAATCCTGACAATATTGATGTGGAATTTGACTCTATTGGAGGATTGGAAGCCATTAAAGAAGCTCTCTTTGAATTGGTTATTCTTCCGCTTCGAAGACCTGATCTCTTCTCACATGGAAAACTTCTTGGTCCCCAAAAAGGTGTTTTGCTCTATGGACCACCTGGTACTGGAAAGACCATGCTTGCCAAGGCTATAGCAAAAGAGTCTGGAGCTGTTTTTATCAATGTGAGGATATCAAACTTGATGAGCAAATGGTTTGGAGATGCGCAAAAACTGG TGGCTGCCGTGTTTAGCTTGGCTTACAAACTGCAGCCTGCTATCATATTCATCGATGAAGTTGATAGTTTCTTGGGCCAGCGTAAAACTACTGATCATGAGGCATTAACAAACATGAAGACTGAATTCATGGCCTTATGGGATGGTTTCACGACAGATC AAAATGCTCGGGTTATGGTTCTTGCTGCAACTAATCGTCCATCTGAACTTGATGAAGCAATACTTCGCCGTCTTCCTCAAGCTTTTGAGATTGGTATGCCTGATTGCAGGGAGAGGGCTGAGATACTGAAGGTGATCTTGAAGGGTGAGAAAGTTGAACAGAACATTGATTTTGACTACCTTGCCAGCTTGTGTGAAGGGTATACGGGCTCAGATCTGCTTGAGCTCTGCAAGAAGGCAGCTTATTTTCCAATTAGGGATCTGTTAGACgaagagaagaagggaaagCGTTCTCAA ACACCAAGGCCCTTATCACAGGCTGATTTGGAGAAAGTTCTCAGGACATCGAAGAAGACCAAGCTTGCAGCCAGCGAATACACCAGGTTGAGTGCAGAGTCACCCAGTTGGCCAAGGAATGGCGAGTCCGACGATTATCAGGTTCAAGCTGCCATGAACGAGCTATCGAGGCTGGTCCTCTCGCAGATCATGAACCTCCGACCAGATTCGCAGGATTCTTGA